A genomic segment from Agrobacterium vitis encodes:
- the fdhF gene encoding formate dehydrogenase subunit alpha has translation MSLIHEIDYGTPASSSTETVTLTIDGREVTVAVGTSIMRASMEAGIQVPKLCATDMVDAFGSCRLCLVEVEGRNGTPASCTTPCAPGIVVHTQTERLKQIRKGVMELYISDHPLDCLTCAANGDCELQDMAGAVGLRDVRYGYEGDNHVKTRSGDGLNARYMPKDESNPYFTYDPSKCIVCSRCVRACEEVQGTFALTIEGRGFGSRVSPGAHEAFLESECVSCGACVQACPTATLTEKSVIAIGQPEHSLVTTCAYCGVGCSFKAEMRGEELVRMVPWKDGKANRGHSCVKGRFAYGYASHKDRILNPMVREKITDPWREVTWEEAFAHVASEFKRLQYQYGRDSIGGITSSRCTNEETYLVQKLIRAGFGNNNVDTCARVCHSPTGYGLGQAFGTSAGTQDFDSVEHSDVVLVIGANPTDGHPVFGSRLKKRLRKGAKLIVIDPRRIDLVKTPHVEAAFHLPLKPGTNVAVLTALAHVIVTEGLANEAFIRERCDWSEFEDWAAFVAEPQHSPEATEAFTGVPAADLRGAARLYATGGNGAIYYGLGVTEHSQGSTTVMAIANLAMATGNIGRPGVGVNPLRGQNNVQGSCDMGSFPHELPGYRHISDDATRETFEKLWGVTLNNEPGLRIPNMLDAAVEGTFKGLYVQGEDILQSDPDTKHVSAGLAAMECVVVHDLFLNETANYAHVFLPGSTFLEKDGTFTNAERRINRVRKVMSPKNGYSDWEVTQKMAQAMGLAWNYSHPSEIMAEIAATTPSFAGVSYEMLEEKGSVQWPCNEQHPLGSPIMHVDGFVRGKGKFIRTEYVATDERTGPRFPLLLTTGRILSQYNVGAQTRRTENTVWHGEDRLEIHPHDAEQRGIKEGDWIKLASRSGDTTLRALITDRVAPGVVYTTFHHPDTQANVITTDYSDWATNCPEYKVTAVQVSPSNGPTEWQRDYDELSRQSRRISGKLEAAE, from the coding sequence ATGTCTCTGATCCATGAAATTGACTACGGCACCCCGGCTTCCTCATCCACCGAAACTGTGACGCTGACCATTGATGGCCGCGAGGTGACGGTGGCAGTAGGCACGTCGATCATGCGGGCCTCGATGGAGGCGGGCATTCAGGTGCCGAAGCTGTGCGCCACCGATATGGTGGATGCCTTCGGTTCCTGTCGGCTCTGTCTGGTGGAGGTCGAGGGCCGCAATGGAACCCCGGCCTCCTGCACCACGCCCTGTGCGCCCGGCATCGTCGTTCACACCCAGACGGAGCGGCTAAAGCAGATCCGCAAGGGGGTGATGGAGCTGTATATTTCCGATCATCCGCTGGACTGCCTGACCTGTGCCGCCAATGGGGATTGCGAGTTGCAGGACATGGCAGGGGCCGTGGGCCTGCGCGATGTTCGCTATGGCTATGAGGGTGACAACCACGTCAAGACGCGGTCCGGTGACGGGTTAAATGCCCGCTACATGCCGAAGGACGAAAGCAATCCCTATTTTACCTATGATCCCTCCAAATGCATTGTCTGTTCGCGGTGTGTGCGGGCCTGCGAGGAAGTGCAAGGGACGTTTGCACTGACCATTGAGGGGCGCGGCTTCGGTAGCCGGGTCTCGCCCGGTGCTCATGAGGCGTTTCTGGAATCGGAATGCGTTTCCTGCGGGGCCTGCGTGCAGGCATGTCCGACTGCGACACTGACGGAGAAATCCGTCATCGCCATTGGCCAGCCGGAGCATTCGCTGGTGACGACCTGCGCCTATTGCGGCGTTGGCTGCTCTTTCAAGGCGGAAATGCGCGGCGAAGAACTGGTGCGCATGGTGCCGTGGAAAGACGGTAAGGCCAATCGCGGCCATTCCTGCGTCAAGGGCCGGTTTGCCTATGGCTATGCCAGCCACAAGGATCGCATCCTCAACCCGATGGTTCGCGAGAAAATTACTGATCCCTGGCGGGAAGTGACCTGGGAGGAGGCCTTTGCCCATGTGGCCTCCGAATTCAAGCGGCTGCAATATCAATATGGTCGCGATTCCATTGGCGGCATTACCTCCTCGCGCTGCACCAATGAAGAAACCTATCTGGTGCAGAAGCTGATCCGGGCTGGCTTTGGCAATAACAATGTCGATACCTGCGCCCGTGTCTGCCATTCGCCAACCGGTTATGGTCTGGGCCAAGCCTTCGGGACGTCGGCGGGTACGCAGGATTTCGACAGTGTCGAGCATTCCGATGTGGTGCTCGTGATCGGTGCCAATCCGACCGATGGTCATCCGGTGTTTGGGTCGCGGCTGAAGAAACGGCTGCGGAAGGGCGCGAAGCTGATCGTTATCGATCCGCGCCGCATCGATCTGGTCAAGACGCCGCATGTCGAGGCGGCTTTCCATCTGCCGCTGAAGCCCGGCACCAATGTTGCCGTGCTGACGGCGCTGGCGCATGTGATCGTCACCGAAGGTCTGGCCAACGAAGCCTTTATCCGTGAGCGCTGCGACTGGTCGGAATTTGAGGATTGGGCGGCTTTTGTGGCCGAACCTCAGCACAGCCCGGAAGCAACTGAGGCGTTTACCGGCGTTCCCGCTGCCGATCTGCGTGGTGCGGCAAGACTTTATGCCACCGGCGGTAATGGCGCTATCTATTACGGGCTCGGTGTGACCGAACATAGCCAGGGCTCGACCACTGTCATGGCGATTGCCAATCTGGCCATGGCGACCGGCAATATCGGCCGTCCTGGTGTCGGGGTGAACCCGTTGCGTGGACAGAATAATGTGCAGGGCTCCTGCGACATGGGCTCTTTCCCCCATGAGCTGCCGGGCTATCGGCATATTTCCGACGATGCTACCCGCGAGACCTTCGAGAAGCTCTGGGGTGTGACGCTGAACAACGAGCCGGGCCTGCGCATTCCCAATATGCTGGATGCGGCGGTGGAAGGCACGTTCAAGGGGCTTTACGTCCAGGGTGAGGATATCTTGCAATCCGACCCGGATACCAAGCATGTTTCGGCAGGACTGGCGGCGATGGAATGCGTGGTGGTCCACGATCTGTTTTTGAATGAGACCGCCAATTACGCCCATGTCTTCCTGCCGGGCTCGACCTTCCTGGAAAAGGACGGCACATTTACCAATGCCGAGCGACGCATCAACCGGGTGCGCAAGGTGATGAGCCCGAAGAATGGCTATAGCGACTGGGAAGTGACCCAGAAAATGGCGCAGGCCATGGGGCTTGCCTGGAATTACAGCCATCCGTCGGAGATCATGGCGGAAATCGCTGCGACGACGCCAAGCTTCGCCGGTGTTTCCTATGAGATGCTGGAGGAAAAGGGGTCGGTGCAATGGCCGTGCAATGAGCAACATCCACTTGGTTCGCCGATCATGCATGTCGATGGCTTCGTGCGTGGCAAGGGTAAGTTTATCCGCACCGAATATGTGGCGACGGACGAGCGGACCGGCCCGCGTTTCCCGCTGCTGCTGACCACCGGTCGCATTCTGTCGCAGTATAATGTCGGCGCGCAGACGCGGCGCACCGAAAATACCGTCTGGCATGGCGAAGACCGGCTGGAAATCCATCCGCATGATGCCGAACAGCGCGGTATCAAGGAAGGAGACTGGATCAAGCTGGCCAGCCGCTCCGGTGATACAACGCTACGGGCATTGATCACTGATCGCGTCGCACCGGGCGTGGTCTATACCACCTTCCATCACCCCGATACGCAGGCCAATGTCATCACGACAGATTATTCCGACTGGGCGACCAATTGCCCGGAATATAAGGTGACCGCAGTGCAGGTTTCGCCCTCAAACGGCCCGACGGAATGGCAGCGGGACTATGATGAACTGTCGCGCCAGTCCCGCCGGATTTCCGGCAAGCTGGAAGCAGCGGAATAG
- a CDS encoding formate dehydrogenase beta subunit has translation MSITVFVPRDAAALAVGADKVAAAIQREAAARHADVTIIRNGSRGMLWLETLVEVRTESGRIAYGPVKPSDVAGLFDAGFLTGATHPLCHGLTSDIPFLKNQTRLTFSRCGITDPLSLEDYRHYKGLTGLAKAIAMLPTDIVAQVTESGLRGRGGAGFPTGIKWKTVADAKADQKYIVCNADEGDSGTFADRMIMEGDPFVLIEGMVIAGIAVGATKGYVYTRSEYPHAIAVMREAIEIARKQGILGASVLGSAYAFDMDVREGAGAYVCGEETSLLNSLEGKRGVVRAKPPLPALEGLFGKPTVVNNVMSLASISVIMDRGAQFYRDYGVGRSHGTIPIQIAGNVKHGGLYETAFGLTLGEIINDIGGGTLTGRPVKAVQVGGPLGAYFPPSLFNTVFDYEAFTAAGGLIGHAGIVVFDDSADMLKQARFAMEFCAVESCGKCTPCRIGSTRGVETVDRIAKGIEPEKNKVLLEDLCNTMKFGSLCALGGFTPYPVMSAMTHFPQDFAPAPLVEAAE, from the coding sequence ATGAGCATCACCGTTTTCGTTCCTCGGGATGCCGCTGCTCTGGCGGTCGGGGCTGATAAGGTTGCCGCCGCCATCCAGCGGGAAGCTGCGGCACGTCATGCCGATGTGACGATCATTCGCAATGGATCTCGCGGCATGCTTTGGCTTGAAACCCTGGTCGAAGTGCGCACGGAAAGCGGCCGGATCGCCTATGGTCCAGTCAAGCCTTCCGATGTCGCTGGCCTGTTCGACGCCGGGTTTTTGACGGGAGCTACCCATCCGCTCTGTCATGGCTTGACCAGCGATATTCCTTTTCTGAAGAACCAGACCCGGCTGACCTTTTCCCGTTGCGGCATTACCGATCCGCTGTCTCTGGAAGATTATCGGCATTACAAGGGCCTGACCGGCCTCGCAAAAGCGATTGCCATGCTGCCCACCGACATTGTCGCCCAGGTCACCGAAAGCGGCCTTCGTGGTCGCGGCGGGGCAGGTTTCCCGACCGGAATCAAATGGAAAACCGTGGCGGACGCCAAAGCCGACCAGAAATACATCGTTTGCAATGCCGATGAGGGCGATAGCGGCACCTTTGCGGACCGGATGATCATGGAGGGTGATCCCTTCGTGCTGATCGAAGGCATGGTGATTGCCGGGATCGCTGTCGGTGCCACCAAGGGCTATGTCTATACCCGCTCGGAATATCCTCATGCCATCGCCGTGATGCGTGAAGCAATCGAGATCGCCCGCAAACAGGGTATTCTGGGAGCATCCGTGTTAGGCTCTGCTTACGCTTTCGACATGGACGTCCGCGAGGGGGCCGGTGCCTATGTCTGTGGTGAGGAAACCTCGCTGCTCAACAGCCTGGAAGGCAAGCGTGGTGTGGTGCGCGCCAAGCCGCCGCTTCCGGCGCTGGAGGGGCTGTTTGGTAAGCCAACCGTTGTCAACAATGTCATGTCGCTGGCGTCCATTTCTGTGATCATGGATCGCGGCGCGCAGTTCTACCGTGATTATGGCGTTGGCCGGTCGCATGGCACCATCCCGATCCAGATTGCTGGGAATGTCAAACACGGTGGCCTTTACGAGACCGCCTTTGGCCTGACGCTGGGCGAGATTATCAACGATATCGGCGGCGGCACCCTCACGGGCCGTCCGGTAAAGGCGGTGCAGGTGGGCGGGCCGCTGGGCGCTTATTTCCCGCCCTCGCTGTTCAATACGGTGTTCGACTATGAAGCCTTTACCGCAGCCGGTGGCTTGATCGGCCATGCCGGGATTGTGGTCTTCGATGACAGCGCCGATATGCTGAAACAGGCCCGGTTTGCCATGGAATTCTGCGCGGTCGAAAGCTGCGGCAAGTGTACGCCCTGTCGGATTGGCTCGACGCGAGGCGTCGAAACCGTGGACCGGATTGCCAAGGGCATTGAGCCTGAAAAGAACAAAGTGCTGCTGGAAGATCTCTGCAACACCATGAAATTCGGATCGCTTTGCGCGCTTGGTGGCTTTACGCCCTATCCTGTCATGAGCGCGATGACGCATTTCCCGCAGGATTTTGCGCCTGCCCCCCTTGTTGAAGCGGCGGAGTAA